From Pelotomaculum schinkii, the proteins below share one genomic window:
- a CDS encoding DAK2 domain-containing protein: MGVYSFDGDDLKLMFRGAVDLLEQSKGGIDALNVFPVPDGDTGTNMYHTLASAVKEAVATNSNHIGLVAEAAARGGLIGARGNSGVILSQVLQGFARSLRVKERATAVDIIEAFEDGASMAYQAVLSPVEGTILTVVRKTAEEAAAQRSNNLLRMMVAVFKKAFTALKETPNQLPALKEAGVVDAGGKGFVVILEGCLSALKSASPAAKAILQPVAGREAETGVKLGNTRAVETIGFCYCTEFLLTGNGLPLEKIKQELSTYGDSLMVVGSGDLTKIHIHSNHPGLVIEYCLKYGALNDLKITNMREQNKAMRSKGAQTDPDNIFSIISVGFGMGIIEIMKNLGADMVIAGGQTLNPSAGEILRAIEELKAEQVVILPNNKNVVMTAELAGSLSLKDTIVVPTKSIPQGLSALLTLNPGDDIAVATQKMNLSLSSVRTGEITRAVRDTNYAGMEITKDSIIGLADGDLKTSGKDLSGVMEYLLAAMLHGEGRLVTLYFGEGVSSEQAERLADQMMQKFSGHEFEVQNGGQPVYDFIISVE; the protein is encoded by the coding sequence GTGGGAGTATATTCATTCGACGGCGACGATTTAAAATTGATGTTTCGGGGAGCAGTAGACCTGCTGGAACAGTCAAAGGGAGGTATTGACGCTCTCAATGTTTTTCCGGTTCCCGACGGTGATACCGGGACTAATATGTACCATACCCTGGCTTCGGCTGTGAAAGAAGCCGTCGCCACAAATTCCAATCATATCGGTTTGGTGGCGGAGGCTGCCGCCAGGGGCGGTCTTATTGGCGCAAGGGGTAATTCCGGTGTAATTCTTTCTCAGGTTCTGCAAGGGTTCGCCAGATCGCTGAGGGTTAAGGAAAGAGCAACTGCTGTAGATATCATAGAGGCTTTTGAAGATGGCGCCAGTATGGCTTACCAGGCGGTATTGAGTCCGGTGGAAGGTACTATTTTAACCGTAGTAAGAAAAACTGCTGAAGAAGCTGCGGCTCAACGCAGCAACAATCTGCTCCGCATGATGGTCGCGGTTTTTAAAAAAGCCTTTACGGCCCTGAAGGAGACGCCCAATCAGCTTCCGGCTCTTAAAGAGGCCGGCGTTGTTGACGCAGGCGGGAAAGGTTTTGTTGTTATCCTGGAAGGATGTTTGAGCGCCCTAAAAAGCGCCTCACCGGCCGCCAAGGCCATATTGCAGCCAGTCGCCGGCCGGGAGGCCGAGACAGGTGTAAAATTGGGAAACACAAGGGCAGTAGAAACCATAGGTTTTTGTTACTGTACCGAGTTTTTGCTCACTGGAAACGGCCTGCCACTGGAAAAAATAAAACAGGAATTATCAACTTACGGTGATAGTCTTATGGTGGTTGGCTCAGGGGATCTGACCAAAATCCATATACACTCCAACCACCCTGGACTTGTCATTGAATACTGCTTGAAATACGGCGCCTTGAACGATTTAAAGATAACAAATATGCGCGAACAAAATAAGGCCATGCGTTCAAAAGGCGCTCAGACAGACCCGGATAATATTTTTAGTATTATCTCTGTGGGCTTTGGTATGGGTATTATCGAGATCATGAAAAACCTCGGGGCGGATATGGTTATTGCCGGGGGGCAGACTTTGAATCCCAGCGCCGGTGAAATTTTGAGGGCTATTGAGGAGCTGAAAGCTGAACAGGTCGTCATCCTGCCCAACAACAAAAATGTGGTTATGACGGCGGAGCTGGCAGGCAGTTTATCACTTAAGGATACTATTGTAGTTCCTACTAAAAGCATACCCCAGGGGTTAAGCGCTCTTTTGACCCTTAATCCGGGAGACGATATTGCCGTTGCGACACAAAAAATGAACCTGTCCCTGTCATCGGTCCGGACGGGGGAGATTACCAGGGCGGTTCGTGATACCAACTACGCGGGGATGGAAATTACCAAGGACAGCATTATTGGCCTGGCTGATGGGGACCTCAAAACCAGCGGGAAAGATCTGTCTGGAGTAATGGAATACTTGCTGGCGGCCATGCTTCATGGTGAAGGACGGTTGGTGACCCTTTACTTTGGAGAGGGAGTGTCTTCAGAGCAGGCTGAAAGGCTGGCTGATCAGATGATGCAGAAATTCAGCGGGCACGAGTTTGAAGTGCAAAACGGCGGTCAGCCGGTATATGACTTTATAATTTCCGTAGAATAA
- a CDS encoding helix-turn-helix domain-containing protein, whose amino-acid sequence MEIGNSLKEAREARKLSLEEVEEETKIRRKYLQALENEQYEVLPGQVYAKAFLKNYARFLNLNVEEVMAAFNHSPAEEAPQPQDSNNISRTEPELKRGQKPRYWLYLATVVIVMGLTVSVYYTVRSIGFNHPARGEFKTEEQNQAPPNPSVGQQPPAEEPINKQEGVRLTFSVTKNTCWMRVIVDGAPAFQGEVSAGQTQEFTGTEKISFRLGNAGVVQVQLNGQDLGFLGEEGAVIDREFTSSPTG is encoded by the coding sequence ATGGAAATCGGCAACAGCTTAAAGGAAGCCAGGGAAGCTCGCAAGTTGTCCCTGGAGGAAGTTGAAGAAGAAACCAAGATCCGCCGCAAGTACCTGCAGGCTTTGGAAAACGAGCAGTATGAGGTCCTGCCCGGTCAGGTTTATGCCAAGGCCTTTTTGAAAAATTATGCCCGGTTTTTAAACCTCAATGTTGAAGAAGTTATGGCCGCCTTTAACCACTCCCCTGCCGAAGAGGCGCCTCAACCTCAGGACAGTAACAATATCAGCCGGACTGAACCCGAATTAAAACGCGGCCAAAAACCCCGCTATTGGCTTTACCTGGCGACGGTGGTGATTGTGATGGGGCTTACTGTATCTGTCTATTACACAGTACGTAGCATAGGGTTCAACCATCCCGCCAGAGGGGAGTTCAAGACCGAAGAACAGAACCAGGCTCCTCCCAATCCATCCGTCGGTCAGCAGCCCCCGGCAGAGGAGCCAATCAACAAGCAGGAGGGGGTTCGGCTGACTTTCAGCGTGACCAAGAATACATGCTGGATGCGGGTAATTGTGGATGGCGCGCCCGCCTTTCAGGGTGAGGTGTCGGCCGGTCAGACCCAAGAGTTTACGGGCACAGAGAAAATTTCTTTTAGACTGGGCAACGCCGGTGTGGTTCAGGTACAGCTAAATGGGCAGGACCTCGGTTTTCTTGGTGAGGAAGGAGCGGTTATCGACCGGGAGTTCACATCTTCCCCGACGGGCTAA
- the mnmH gene encoding tRNA 2-selenouridine(34) synthase MnmH, whose amino-acid sequence MVEEITIEEALNLKNALFIDVRSEGEFAEATIPGAVNIPVFENEERAAIGTLYHQAGPDHARRLGLKLVAPKLPQKLTAVDQLAGDKSLAIFCWRGGQRSQFMAGLLDIMGYPVYRVIGGYKAYRQYVNIYLGREELTQKAVVLHGLTGVGKTEALVALEERGLPALDLEGLAEHRGSVYGKIGLPPSPSQKAFESSIVKFLTTLGDNSIFFVECESRRIGNLLVPSPLMSSIKNGIRVLLYAPIDQRVKRIRDVYTCGPDNNIKELQRATASLEKKIGRNRVETLNSMLAEGNFEPVFTYLLKYYYDPLYKYPEVPDDNYDLCVDTTDMKKAVDDIVEFAKGL is encoded by the coding sequence ATGGTTGAAGAAATAACTATTGAAGAAGCCCTAAATTTAAAAAACGCTTTATTCATTGATGTCCGTTCGGAAGGTGAGTTTGCAGAAGCGACCATTCCGGGCGCTGTAAATATCCCTGTTTTTGAAAATGAAGAGAGAGCAGCTATTGGAACCTTGTATCATCAGGCAGGGCCTGATCACGCGCGAAGGCTGGGCCTTAAGTTGGTTGCCCCAAAGCTTCCGCAAAAACTGACAGCCGTTGACCAGCTGGCAGGGGATAAAAGCCTGGCAATATTTTGCTGGCGGGGTGGACAACGCAGCCAGTTCATGGCCGGCCTGTTAGATATCATGGGCTATCCCGTTTACCGGGTAATTGGCGGCTATAAGGCTTACCGCCAATATGTCAACATCTACTTGGGCCGGGAGGAGCTTACCCAGAAAGCAGTTGTGCTGCATGGCCTAACCGGTGTTGGAAAAACCGAGGCGCTGGTTGCGCTGGAGGAAAGAGGACTGCCGGCGCTTGACCTTGAGGGCCTTGCCGAACACCGCGGCTCGGTTTACGGTAAGATCGGCCTGCCGCCCTCACCCTCCCAAAAGGCGTTTGAAAGTTCTATTGTAAAATTTTTAACCACCCTCGGAGATAACAGCATTTTTTTCGTCGAGTGTGAAAGCAGGCGGATAGGCAACCTCCTGGTACCGTCCCCATTGATGTCCTCTATTAAAAATGGAATTCGCGTTCTTCTGTACGCGCCGATTGACCAGAGGGTAAAAAGGATCCGCGACGTCTATACCTGTGGTCCTGACAATAATATCAAGGAACTGCAAAGGGCAACCGCCTCTCTCGAAAAGAAGATAGGCCGCAATAGGGTGGAAACGTTAAACAGCATGCTGGCCGAAGGCAATTTCGAACCGGTTTTCACCTATCTTTTGAAGTATTATTACGACCCCCTCTATAAGTACCCGGAAGTACCGGACGATAATTACGACCTCTGTGTGGATACCACTGATATGAAGAAGGCTGTAGATGATATTGTGGAATTTGCCAAAGGGCTCTGA
- a CDS encoding DegV family protein, giving the protein MNKIAIVTDSTADLPNELVSQYGITVVPLKVIFNGNDTFFDGVDMQTEEFYQRLTEKGQTATTSQPSPAEFADCYGHLLPQYSIISIHISSVMSGTAQSARVARDMFPGSDIEVVDSKSCSMGLGLLVLEAARAAMMGKSKADIMDIIHKTIPKIRLFFSVDSLKYLKEGGRIGKAQALLGAILSIKPILYLNEGVVEPYEKVRGKARAIERLAQIIAEKAGGKRIKCCVLHGDAPEGAELVLKLLTPIVNCDKPIISKVGPVVGTHVGPGVVGAVFITE; this is encoded by the coding sequence ATGAACAAAATCGCCATAGTAACCGACAGTACCGCCGACCTCCCAAATGAGCTGGTCTCCCAATATGGTATTACAGTGGTGCCGCTTAAGGTGATTTTTAACGGTAATGATACGTTTTTTGATGGCGTGGACATGCAAACAGAAGAATTTTACCAGCGCTTAACGGAAAAGGGGCAAACAGCAACCACATCCCAGCCTTCCCCTGCTGAGTTTGCCGATTGTTACGGGCACCTACTGCCTCAATATAGCATCATTTCTATTCATATCAGCTCAGTTATGAGCGGCACTGCGCAGTCAGCGCGAGTGGCCAGGGATATGTTTCCGGGAAGTGATATCGAAGTCGTTGATTCCAAGTCGTGTAGTATGGGGCTCGGCCTGTTGGTCCTGGAGGCAGCCCGGGCTGCCATGATGGGCAAAAGCAAGGCTGATATCATGGATATCATACATAAGACAATTCCCAAAATCAGGTTGTTTTTTAGCGTCGACAGTCTAAAATACCTTAAAGAAGGCGGCAGAATCGGGAAAGCTCAGGCTTTGTTGGGCGCCATCCTCAGTATAAAACCAATTCTATACTTAAATGAGGGTGTTGTTGAGCCATATGAAAAGGTTCGGGGCAAAGCCAGAGCGATTGAACGATTGGCGCAAATTATTGCGGAGAAAGCAGGCGGTAAAAGGATCAAATGCTGTGTTTTACATGGTGACGCTCCGGAAGGCGCAGAGCTGGTCCTGAAATTATTAACGCCAATTGTGAACTGCGATAAGCCGATTATTTCTAAAGTCGGACCGGTTGTAGGGACACACGTTGGGCCAGGCGTGGTGGGAGCAGTCTTTATAACTGAGTAA